The following are encoded in a window of Syngnathoides biaculeatus isolate LvHL_M chromosome 3, ASM1980259v1, whole genome shotgun sequence genomic DNA:
- the LOC133498644 gene encoding uncharacterized protein LOC133498644 yields the protein MPKQKKKTQKLTSPGAGGRGSGGGHPPLTPAGTPGQEREALGNRRRRLLDRNVRQLGNRHHLLDSNVREQHHRQLLDGSVRRRRHHHLLDGNVRRRRCHHHLLDGNMRRRSSHHHLLDGNVRRRRRRHHRLLNSNVRPLRSHRHLLDGNVWVCQSQSKQECGATADRLPPVLLDTDKKQLRRHCHLLDRKVRWRRIGLHCHVSSAQQRISGQCSVSLQ from the coding sequence atgcctaaacaaaagaaaaagacacaaaaattaACAAGTCCAGGGGCAggtggaagggggtccggaggagggcacccccccctAACCCCagccggtactcctggacaggaacgtgaggcgctggggaaccgtcgccgccgtctgctggacaggaacgtgaggcagctggggaaccgtcaccacctcctggacagcaacgtgagggaGCAGCACCATCGCCaactcctggacgggagcgtgaggcggcggcggcatcaccacctcctggacgggaacgtgaggcggcgacgatgccatcaccacctcctggatgggaacatgaggcggcggtcgagccatcaccacctcctggacgggaacgtgaggcggcgccGGCGGCGCCATCACCGCCTCCtgaacagcaacgtgaggccgctccggagccatcgccaccttctggacgggaacgtgtGGGTGTGCCAGTCGCAgtcgaagcaggagtgtggagcgaccgcggaccggttgccaccggtactcctggacacggacAAGAAGCAGCTGCGAAgacattgccacctcctggacagaaaGGTGAGGTGGCggcggatcggtctccactgccacgtgagttCTGCTCAGCAGCGGATCAGTGGCCAATGCAGCGTGAGCCTGCAGTGA